A DNA window from Deltaproteobacteria bacterium contains the following coding sequences:
- a CDS encoding tetratricopeptide repeat protein, translated as YYGLGTLDEAIGEYKKAIELYPNYAEAHYGLGLVYRNQGNKSQNEKDKINT; from the coding sequence CTACTATGGACTAGGCACGCTTGACGAAGCAATAGGAGAGTATAAAAAAGCAATAGAGTTATATCCAAACTATGCAGAAGCTCACTATGGCTTAGGACTCGTTTACCGTAACCAAGGTAATAAATCCCAGAATGAGAAGGATAAGATT